One Phaseolus vulgaris cultivar G19833 chromosome 11, P. vulgaris v2.0, whole genome shotgun sequence genomic window carries:
- the LOC137829599 gene encoding borneol dehydrogenase, mitochondrial-like has translation MAHVSVVSAAVKRLEGKVAIITGGASGIGEATARLFSEHGAHVVIADIQDDLGLSLCNELESAVYVHCDVTKEEDVEKCVNVAVSKYGKLDIVLNNAGTCDEFKRSIVENSKCDFERVINVNLVGPFLGTKHAARVMIPAKRGCIINTSSVAGCIGGGAPHAYTISKHGLVGLTKNTAVELGQFGIRVNCVSPYVVATPLLNKYFNLDEEGVREAYSNLKGSYLVPNDVAEAALYLAGDESKFVSGHNLVIDGGFTTTNAGFSVGRSE, from the exons ATGGCACATGTTTCTGTTGTCTCAGCTGCTGTTAAAAG GCTTGAGGGGAAAGTGGCCATTATCACTGGTGGTGCCAGCGGTATTGGTGAGGCCACTGCAAGACTCTTCTCCGAGCATGGAGCTCATGTGGTGATAGCTGATATTCAAGACGATTTGGGTCTTTCTCTTTGCAACGAATTGGAATCTGCTGTGTATGTTCATTGTGATGTGACAAAGGAAGAAGACGTTGAAAAGTGCGTGAACGTAGCAGTTTCCAAGTATGGGAAGCTGGACATCGTGCTGAATAACGCTGGTACATGCGATGAGTTCAAACGAAGCATAGTGGAGAACAGCAAGTGTGATTTTGAGAGAGTGATCAATGTGAACTTGGTTGGTCCATTTCTGGGAACAAAGCACGCAGCAAGGGTAATGATTCCTGCTAAAAGGGGCTGCATAATTAACACATCTAGTGTTGCTGGATGCATTGGTGGAGGGGCTCCACATGCCTACACCATCTCAAAGCATGGCCTAGTGGGACTGACGAAAAACACAGCGGTGGAGCTTGGACAGTTCGGTATTCGGGTGAACTGTGTGTCTCCTTATGTGGTTGCCACACCGTTGTTGAATAAGTATTTCAATCTTGATGAAGAAGGAGTTCGTGAGGCTTATTCCAACCTAAAAGGTTCTTATCTAGTGCCCAACGATGTGGCCGAAGCTGCTCTTTACTTGGCAGGTGATGAGTCAAAGTTTGTTAGTGGTCACAATCTTGTGATAGATGGAGGCTTCACCACTACAAATGCAGGCTTTTCTGTTGGCCGGTCTgagtaa
- the LOC137818057 gene encoding uncharacterized protein gives MQFLRGLNDQYSNIRSHVLLMEPIPPISKIFSLIAQQERQLANHISISISSINSVDSTRTSSSTLCTFCGKHVHTENVCFRKVGFPNQDNMNSKSNTRKVCTYCNRNGHTVDTCYKKHGYPPGYKSYNSNRTNQINSLITTDGVFSEPCLKEQEKRDYQLTAHQIQIINDVLRQNNNDTPPNPIQVNQVDSFSADPNAHELSSMGNSWIVDSGATDHVCTVLSAFTSYKTIKPVLINLPNGQHVFANYSGTVVFTNKLYLLDVLYIPQFTCNLISASKLSLHLKCNLIFSPPHCLIQDNLSKEHIGLANAKAGLYIFNSSIFTLPHTTLFLLSHALLRKIICGIIEWDIPLMKGCMS, from the coding sequence ATGCAATTTTTGAGAGGGTTAAATGACCAATATAGTAATATTAGATCACACGTTCTACTCATGGAACCCATCCCACCTATATCAAAGATTTTTTCTCTCATTGCCCAACAAGAAAGACAATTAGCAAATCACATTTCTATTAGCATCTCTAGTATTAACAGTGTTGATTCCACTAGGACATCTTCATCTACTCTGTGCACTTTTTGTGGTAAGCATGTGCATACTGAAAATGTTTGTTTTAGAAAGGTTGGGTTCCCTAATCAagacaatatgaactcaaaatcCAACACTAGAAAAGTTTGTACTTACTGTAACAGAAATGGTCATACTGTGGATACTTGTTACAAGAAACATGGCTACCCACCTGGGTACAAATCCTATAACAGCAATAGGACTAATCAGATTAACAGTCTTATTACCACTGATGGTGTTTTCTCTGAGCCTTGTCTAAAAGAACAGGAAAAACGTGATTACCAACTCACTGCTCATCAAATACAAATTATCAATGATGTTTTGAGGCAGAACAACAATGACACTCCACCAAATCCTATTCAAGTGAATCAAGTGGACTCCTTTTCTGCAGACCCCAACGCACATGAGTTGTCTTCAATGGGTAATTCCTGGATTGTTGACtctggtgccactgatcacGTTTGTACTGTATTGTCTGCTTTCACCTCTTATAAAACCATCAAACCTGTCCTGATAAATTTACCAAATGGCCAACATGTTTTTGCAAACTATTCTGGGACAGTTGTTTTTACAAATAAACTTTATCTTCTTGATGTGTTGTACATCCCTCAATTTACATGCAACCTTATATCTGCTTCTAAATTGTCTCTACACTTAAAATGTAACTTGATTTTCTCCCCCCCACACTGTCTTATACAGGACAACCTCTCCAAAGAGCATATTGGTTTAGCTAATGCCAAGGCTGGCTTGTACATCTTTAACTCTTCTATTTTCACACTGCCACACACCACTTTATTCCTTCTGTCTCATGCACTGTTAAGGAAAATAATTTGTGGCATTATAGAATGGGACATCCCTCTGATGAAAGGTTGCATGTCTTGA